Below is a genomic region from Thunnus thynnus chromosome 22, fThuThy2.1, whole genome shotgun sequence.
TTACTTACCAACAATGAGATGAACATTGCAGCTGTTTTGCTGAGGACCAACTCCAACAGAGCAGGTGTAGATTCCACCATCAGTTGTATTAACTGATGAGATTTGCACTGTAAGGTTCCCTATGCCTAGTTTCTCTTCATCAAGAGTTGTTCTGTTTTCGAATTGTTCTGCTTGATCATCAGGAGAAAAACCTTCACTTCTGTGAACCACGACACTGAGAGAACCATTGAATTTCCATTCAACTAATTCTCCCGTCACATTACGTTTAGACTCAAAGTGGCAGTCTAAAGTGACGTTGCCTCCGACTGCAGCTTTAACCGGCTCAGATGGGCAAATGATGGTATCATTGCCTGTAacaacacacaataataaatcCTTTAATACAAACAGGGTCATACTCAGGTCCTACCTGTTTGGTGGCACCTGGGTGTTGCCTGATGTCCTCCTGCTATATCCCTCATATATGTTATCAtttatctataattttgtcatcctgtttttcccATACTGTAATTTTGCTATTTGCTCTATTCTGCACACACATCTATTTCATCTGTGTCAATTCTGGGAGAGCGATCCCTCCtttgttgctcttcctgagctTTCTTCCATTTGTTCCCTCTTAAAGGAATGTTTTAGgaggagtttttccttttctgaaTTGAGTGTCTGAAGACAGGATGTTGTAtcgctgtacagattgtaaaccCCCTGAaccaaatttgtgatttgtgatatttggcTATATTTTCCTCACAAGCAGTTTTTTAGAACCTGTAATAACGTATAATTACTAAtcatttcttttgtctttttggcCACCTAGGGACAGTGGAACAAGCTGTGAAAACAACACTGGGATATTAttaccttttaagttgatatgagAAACCTGTTCACAAACATCTACGTATTTATTTAGCAGTAACGGAGCAACATCACTCCTCATTTGGAGTTATGTTTCTGGCCTTTATACCGAATCATCTCAACCAATATTTTAAACAATCTTAAATGATCTCATCATTATAATTGTCATAGTGTTTCTGGTTAGATCTTTAGAGTTGCCACgtttgttttctgcaaaaagtgTGTTATTTTAATGCAGAGTGAAAGAGTGAGAGATAGTGGATACCTGACCTGATGGACTGGCAACCGTCCAGCTGTCACACTAGAGATGTTGCCTATGTGAGATGACTGAAACATGGCAAATTCCACATGGAATGTGTGGTAAAAGTGTATTAGAGGATCACTAAAGACTCTgtacatgtgttgttttttttttttttttttaaatattaataatttcatattATAATTTATAGTTATTATTCAAACTCTCAATTTGTTCCCTCATATTTTGAACTTTTTCAGTAACAATGCCAGTAAAGCATGGACGCGTATTACATTcaccaaaggaaaaaaaaaaagtaaaagttttgATACTTTTCATACTGAAATCACATTCAAACATCGTTTATGTCtttcagtaaataaaatgttcttatGGTGGGCATCTTCCCCTAATTATGACTACTTGATGTTTATTGTGAACCATCAGATTAAGTGACCTGATTGGGAATTTCAGCCAAATGTTTTTAGCATCACTTATTTTGTGCTCTGATATCTGTTATTAAATGGTAGCATCTTTATATGGAGCACAAATTTTGGAAGCTTGTAGCCCATGTATCCATGAAGCACCCCATCCtactggtttaactggtccCCAACAGacaaacagttgtataatgttgGCAAACCAATACCTTTCTCATTATCACGAGAAAACGATCTCATGATTCTCGTAATTATGAGATATATGAAGTCATATGAGATACTGGGGTCAATTAGGCAACGacataaacctttttttttcctttggtgAATTCAATGCACTTCCATACTTTGCTGGAATTGTGATGACTGACTatactttaaatgtttaaaataagatgaaacacaaattcagagtttgaaaaaaatataaataataatatgaaatgattaataataacagaaagAGACTCCAGTGTCTCGGGTCTCTAAAACAGTACATCTGTTGAGGTTAaatattaattatgtttttgttgaataCAACATCAGTTAGTTGATTCTATATAAATCTCAGGAGTAAGGTGTTAGTTAATCTGTGTTCATTGGTCAATAATGTAAAGTATCAGATAACATTTTGCAAAAGTGCCCAAAGTGTCAGAAACAGCGTCCATAATGagaatgttttgtatttaaagcTGAGAAAAGATCCTCTTTGACATCAGTAACGTAATGTTTGGTAAACTAATGCTATCAGTCCTTCCACTTTCCCAAGCAGGAATCAATAGTAAAGCTGTTATGCACATTATTTATATGAATAGCCACAGATATTAGCATCATTATtcattagtttgtttgtttgcgaATGCTGTTGTTATATCAGGAGAGTCCTGGTTGCAGCAACTTGGCCAGAGACACACAGGCAGGCGAAGCTACAGCCTGTCAGGTGTATATGAGctgattaaaatataaaaataaatctaagTTTTCAAGAGATTTATGGTTCATATTTGAGCATTGCTGTGACTCTGGCATGAAACTCCATTTTTAGAgaagagcagaaacagaagttGGGGTGAAGTTTTAAAATGGCTTACAGCAGACAGTTGGGCAACACAGCATAGTGAATATCTTTTAATCTTTAAAATTTTGTTGTAAGTGCCCAAACATATTACATAAAGAAACCATTTTGCAGAATGAGGGTTGATTACAGTAGCCTATATAACTTGATTGTGATTGGCCAGTGAGCCCAGTCCGGAAGCATGCACGCAGCGCACTCTGCGCACCCTGAATAACAGACAGAGAAGATAGGTGTTGTGCCAAAAAGTGATTTTCTGTTAGCCTGTTAAAGCTGTATCGCCCCGTTTATATACATTTACAGTTATCTTTTTAAAAGTCATGTTGAGGAACTGACTAAAAggcttaaatttaaaaaaagaggcaCTGCTTTTTAGAAATAAGCAACAAGCAAAGCCTCTCCATTAGCAGTAGGTTGCAGTTTGtacaggcaacatttttatcagtgcTACTACGCAGATGTAATTTACATGCATGCTGCTGCCCATACCCTCAAAACCATTGATGCtgtttatcaatcaatcaatcaatcaatttttatttatatagcgccaaatcacaacaaaagtcatctcaaggcacttttcacatagagcaggtcaagaccgtactctttaatttacagagacccaacaattcccccacaATTATCACAATTCTCTTTATATAGATAGATCACTGTATCTTCTATGAGAGGGTCATCACTTGCCACTTGAAGGGAACAATACCCAGTTTACCTTGGATATCTGAGTGTTTcccatacattcattcatttatttgtggcGGCCtgctaaaataaaacttttcccGCCACaaattgattttctatttttggagCTGCACACCCCGCTCTCATGCTCTCCCTCttgaatacacaaacaaacagatgcaGATGCACCTGCACAGTGGCTTGttctgcacacaaacaccctCCACTGAGCTTCTACCCCGCAGTCACATCACGCCATCTATCCTCACTTAGAAACCTAAACCCCATGTCTAAACCATAGTCTAGACAGGAAATGCAGCGTGAGCAGCACgtcagcacagcagcagctctgttggAAGCGCTCACAGCCCGATACTCGTAGTGATGCACGTAAAATGAAGGTAAATAGCCTTGAAGCGCAACTGACCGCTTTAGGTCGCGGTTATGTCCGTGAGACACGGCTGAGACGCAAGCCTGCACGCACAGACAGCTGCATAGATTAAAATGAGAGCCTATCTGTTGCGCTTTGTATGGCAAAGCATGTGAGACTTTAGGGTGCATTTGAGTGCATTTCGTAAACCCAGAAATGTAGACTCGAAAGGCCCTGAAGGTTGTTTAAAACAGGAAAGTTTCtatttgtttcttattttccttTGTTGAAATACACACTTCTGTCATTACTTTCTTGTTTATTCACTACCGCATTTTCCCAGTTCGAgtcccagtgtggggacctcctccgtaaggtagtttattcataaacacttattgtaacacttcaattttctacaattaaaagtgtaataagaacaaaaacattattttaaagcctttttaaaatttttatttgaatacaaatacaaataattttgctgcctcaacaagtacagatacaaatacaaatacagggCTCTCTGAACATCCctactatctatctatctgtattGATAAGCTTATTCAAGCATTAATGAAGCAGCACATGCAGTCTGCATAGTGCTGCTGAAAAACTACAGAGCTACTTTTATAGAATGATGTTTATTAAATTGTAACTCTAAAATATGTAGGTGATTATACCAGGAGAGATGAGAAGCCTTTTTGTGGACCCAATGTGTCATGGTCTTgtcacagtctggctctgtgttCCTTACTTGTAATTCTCCTCTGTTCCACCAGAGACTTTCAGCCTTTTTCTCCTTGTTAAGAGTGGACTAAGTTGGTGTAGGCTGttgatgtttattttcagtcaatGGTAGCGCTCAAGGAGTTATTTCAAACCCAGCTGAAGCATCCGTTGATGGGTAGAATCAGTGTTAAAGCTGAGGTCTACTGAGAGAATATATATAtccatatataatatatatatccTGCCCCTCGGCGGTGCTTTTTAAAGAAGCGACTAACGTTGACACCGAActtcattggaaaaaaaatgacaatttacaACGATGATTGGTGATGGATCGCTTGTTAACTACTcatataagttacatttttactgaaataagtcCACATTAacctaaaaaatattttaaacattaaacattggTGCCTagtgttactttatttttgaaatatcatcCCTGTTGCTTGTCctacacctacaaacaaggcctgttttaaattgtatattttttaaggGTGTTCAGCATGAGCGTTGTTAAGTTCAGAGGTTCAGACCGTTCAGTTGGGGGCGTGGTTTCAGCTCCTTCAGTGGACACGGCATCAGCGTTTCAGAGCTCAGAATACTGATTATTTTTCCATGATTTTGcaacctaattttatatacttggcaattttttttttaatcagtcaaatTTGGTGGTGTGAaaaaactcagaacacatatttattattgctttacacagactttaaaggTTCCACTACTATTGTTTCCCAGTACTGTGCCCTAGATGTattcagtatttacaaaaaTTCTTACAAGTATAAGTTATGTCTCCTTTCCCCTAAAACACAGTTGTTCCTCACTTTATCTCCATTGTCCTGCTTTCTTCCACTTGTTGTTGCAGCTGAAATATCAGCTTGTCTAGTTAGGTGAGAAAGGCTACTAGATACCAGACACAGTATTCTCTTGCGATCCAGTTGcctttaataaattaaataaaataaattaaactaaagTGTATGCATACATCTCTGCAGCAAGAGGGGAGAGCCTTAAATAGCTCACAGACACTTTATACTTTCAGTTTCtgaccaaaacaaccacaagCATCAGATATGCATTCACACACCACTGTCTGCAGACACCCGTTTCCTGTAAGATAATCAAGATAATTTGATATATGGTGTCATACATGTCTTGTACAGCTTTCTGTTCTTGTATTTAGTTCACCAACCACATCTTTAGAACCAGGGTCACCAAGTATCATGCACTTCAGATAACCTTTTCTATTTCCTCTTTCCCACCAGACGAGACACTCAATTTGTCTACACAAGCAAAATGCGAGACATCTTGGTGAGACATCTTAACACAGAATCATTTGGTTACAGCAAACTATGTGGTTGATCATACTATGTCAAGAGTGCACAAtgttcttttgattttttttttttgattatgtGATCACCCACATTGTTTTTTCACTCCACTTCCACTCGACACCCACCAGTCCAGTCAGCCAGTGACATTGCTCTGTTTTACCCGCTCTCTAAGAGTCCAGCCCCCTTACGTCCTCATACTATCCGACGCAAAGAGTGAGTTTGCATTGTGTTCCCACATGCAGCTGGGAGAAGAAACTTCTTCTTTTCCAAGGAAACCGTCTGGTATCCAAGTCAGCCGAGGCTGGGTGACTTTGTTCTCTTTTTTATACTTATTTGACTGAGGCTTTGGGGTTGTATGGATTGAGTGAACTGAACTTCCGTTCAAGAACCACCATTTCATCTATAGATggatttgtgttgttgtgttgacagagcaggagggggaggggatTGTTCTTGAAAagttcatgccaataaagccctttgaattgaattgaattggatttagagagagagagataatggAGATATGTCTCGCTGCTGCGTTTCCAGGTTTTGCTCATTACTGATCATAATTAcaaatgatgataaaaagaATAACAAAACTGCTTCTATGGTAAccacaaaacaattaatttagaCTCAGCTTCATCTGAGACTGGcctttatttatcaaaatgtgTAGATGTCCCTGGCCAGTAAAAGAGACTCAGCTTTTCAATAAAGTTAAGTATTTCTATGACGTCATGTCACATTGCCATACCTTAGTGTTTCCTGAAAAACGCCCCTGGTCCGAGGAAAcgcaaagagggaatttgatgctaaaaagactgtaaatgtgtcagatatccacttgatgtgactaactcagactgctgaagctgagtataagcttcacatcaacttttaaatgactgtgtggacacactgtggattttggcctccatcacttacattgaaagtgcatttgaaggggatcttttaacagccagtatgaacaggaggaatgacatATCTGTGCcttaaaacatatgaaaattgtgaacttaaGCTCCTTAATACCAAATCTGCGTAAACCATTACCtgagaaaaatctgtttctttagctgctaaatgacAGATAGTCAGTAGTATATTACACTAATCTATAGAAAGTCCACAGATCCCTCGCAACATTCACTGTTCGTTGCTGCTTTGAGTACACAGCAATAATCCAATAATCTCTCATCTACAGCATTAAGGCAatgtttacagtgattttagTGGGAGAATCAACcttaaaaactataaaaatgaggggaataaaatgtcagaaggaTGTGCCCAACCCCGATTTACCTGATGAATTATGCCATGAGTGCTGAAACCAGGTGCCACCAAAGttcaatatatatattcacatatacatatatatatacacacacacatatatatatatatatacacacacatatataaacagcTCATAAGTGAGTAAATGAAACCCATATGGATGTCAATTTTGATATAATTTAAGTAGCCTACCTGTggctgagaggaaaaaaagaagaaagaacagtCCAGTTTTCTTCATTTCACACTGCGTCAGTTAAAGCGCCAAGGTGTTGTTAATCTGCAGCTTGAACGATAATAACCATGAGAAACAAAACTTTAGGTGAGTTTATGAGTTAGCTAAGTCTCTCTGATGGCAGACTGTTCTTTTGGCTTTCATTTTAAGGTGCACACATATCTAAAAAGATAGCCACAATGTCACATGCTATTGGTTGGATGTGAACCAAGATGTAAAGCGTATAAACTGTGCGTGTGTGAGGGATGGAAACTAAACCACAGACCTGAGCATGCAAAAGATCTGAGACCTGAGAACCAGTTACATATACATAGGATCACAATGAGGACTCCAACTTACCAGCAGGTGATGGTCTTAATGATGGTCTTAAACTAGGAACAAAAATTGGACAAAACTAAGACCAATCTTTACAGTTGCAGTGTGAGCCTTCTTTTATTCACAACTGGATTGTTAATTGGATTTTACAGTTGTCATAATGTTTCGGTAAGTTTAACGTTATTTGGTAacaatacctgccctgttagttggctaatgttagcacaatTCTGCACTGCTCAGTGTTCCCGGCAAGCTAGCTTCGCTTCGGTCCAAGTTAGCGGGGCTTGATTCCagactccttatttggaaggtcaaggctccaaacggaaaaaaTGGCATCGACCGTAAGCAGCGACTcaaaactggctccaatgcaaaccaatgggtgacatcatgcCTTGCTcagtccatctttatatacagtctatatgGGTGACACTGCCCAGTCACTGCCCAGTCTCTCTCCAGAGGGTTGTTCCCCTCCCGGCCGCCGGAAAGCATCCAGGAAAGCAGAGCAAGAGAGGGGGAAACTGAGTGAAGCCAACAGGGCATAAACAGTGACCGCATACTGGTCAGCCCCCGACTTAAAGAGCTCCCAGAGTACTGCAGTGTGACATAGACAACGGGCAGAGTTCAGAGCTCTGCCTGACTGTGTGAGTGTCTTGTACATCAGTACAACAGGTGGGCTGTCTcgtgtttcttttacattttgtcttgctggtttacttcactgcctgtaGAGCTCTTGTGATTCCcgttcccactggagcagagggaaaccctgaaaaccctctgcatgtaaacagaatatatgtggaatattcattttcatttgccatgtaaacagcttagtaggaGTATTGTCTTTTTcggaataagggcaaaaactggtatattttgtgcatgtaaacgtagtCATTGACTACGGCAGGGAATGGATAACGGAGGATCGGTGTATATATAGTACTGGGACTGATGGGGTAATGAGCAGCAGGTGAAGACAACACAAGGAGAATAGCAAGAGGGGAGCAGGTGGGTGATGGAACCAGGCAGGAAAGTCCAGGGGGGAACTTGTGGACAGGTGGAGAATGGCAAAGACAAGAGAAGAGAGGGTGGGGCCGAAGACAGGGACAGAGGCAAAAAGGGCAAAGGAAACATGACAGGGCCGAGGCATTAATTGTGCAGCTGGAGTTCTGACTGGGTGTCAGCGGGTTGGAGAATTGGCTGGACATCAGTGGGGTGGGCTGACGACACGGGATCTGGCTGGGTGTAGGCTGGGGCAGCAAACGGCAGGAGACTTTACTGGATATGAGAAGCAGAAAAGCAGAGGAGCTGGGCAGGACTAATTTAGTTGTTTAGTTCACATTAAACTAGAGCCCGACTGATACGTTGCTCGGCAGATATTAGcatacttattttatttagatttttgtcTTGTATCCAGTAAAACAGACTATTGTTATTGactttcctttttaaaacattgttgCTCTGGAGaccaaacattttatttaaaatacaaataaaatctaatcTTGTCCTGAACTGCAAAGAGTATTGATTAACTACCAGACCAATAATACCAATAATGAGCTTTCATAAGAGTAGTAGTAGGTTGTAGCTAAGATTCAAATGATACATATCTCTAATAATGATGGGATGAAAGTTCACCTACAGGGCACCAGCCAGTACTGCCACTGATAGCCTACTGTTGCCTTTCAAATGATAGGTAAGACAAGAAAACACTTGGATTATAGCTAGCTTTTCATAAAGCAATGCTTATTGATTCATTTACTAAATTAATCACATTATTTAGGTCTAACCAAGTAAAGATGTACATACAATACACTGACAAAACAGGGAAGCAGTCTAACGGTGTGTGGAAACCATGCAGACTATCATTTaccagacagagaaaatgaaatcaGGAAGTGAAAAGATGtgggtgctgctgctgctctgggctCACGTTTGTCATGAGGTCAAGTATAATGAGGTTTTTATGAGAGGCCGACTAGGCCAAAAAAGAATACTTCACTTGCACATACATATATACCTATATACCGGTACTAAGCACTTTTGCATACATGCACACTCTcatgcatatacatatatgtacatacatttttgtgtgtgtgtgtgtgtatatatgtatgagtgagaatgtatgtatgtgtgtgcataagtATGTACGTATTTGTATGGTTGAGTATGTATGTATCCGGAAGGCACCACACTTTAACTGGAAGTTGCTACCACAACATGGGAAGTACGTCAAGTTGCAGTCGCAGCATGAACATGAAGGACGTTGAACGTCCAAATAGGGTTCATGGGCTGAAGAGAGCCACTGAAGAGAGCGCGTTCAAAATGTGATGACGTTTATCTCGGCCATTCACTGTGTCCGTTTCCAACTTGAACttgtcacaaactttctcaaattacaaaaacagtaaaacatgtttctgaaaacatttaaggcgagaaataggcaatgcagtatcAGAATCTTGATGCATATTTGATCACCAGTGCCTAgcttgacagtttgatctgagttttgtgagctGTGTgttcgcccccccccccccaactttACTGAGTAAACGATACAcatatttgttttggtctgaagTGCTGGTGCTAgtgtgacatctagtggggctggATGTCGTTTATTGCAACTTTgataacattttcaatttaattttctgcTATAGTATATTGTCTTCCTGTACAAGTGGGCGTGTTTTGGAGGAGGAACCGTAGTTTGGACTCTACCATTGCTTCAAACCATGCCCAAACCATCATAAATTGTTGACAGCAAACATAGATGTATTATAAAAGCTCTTATACACTCTGATACGCTCTCCAGCAGAATGCCAACACCATTCTCAGCAATGCGTCGGGCTCTGGAGAGGCGGTAGTTGAACACCCGGTAATCCTCTGGCAGATGTTTCCCAGGACTGGGATGAAGGAGAAAGGTTTTCATTGGAAAAGCCTCATCTGTTACTATCACAAATGCCACCAGTCCCAACTCTGGTGCTGAGGAAAGGGGCATGGTGCTGGTACATTCAAGGTACCAGGTTGAAGGGCTTGTCCTAGAGTGGCATTCGTGAAGATGCCTCCATCGCTGTTGCTGCCGGAGCCTCCCACATCGACAGCCAGAAACTGGTAGTCCACATCCACCAGAGTGAGGAGGACCACAGAGAAGGTGCCCTTATAATTATAAAAACGGGAGCCAGAATTAGCTGGTGCCTTAATACTACATGCTTCCCATCAAGTGCACTGATAAAATTAGAGAAATTCCATTTCTCCTGGAACCTCCTGGCGGGGTTCCTCCAGAGCTCCTCCGTTGAGACTGGCATCTGGGTTTCCCTCATTTGTGCCCAGATGACATCACAGTTGTCTTTCAACAAATTGGCTACAGTTGACACATCAAGACGGAAACTGGAGGTGATGGTTGTAAAAGAACCCCCAGTGCTGAGGAATCTgggggaggtgggaggaggtTTTCATCTTGGCCTAATAAACAAAATCTAAGAAAACAACTTGATACATATTTGTGCCAGAAgtttatgattttttaaaactgatatTATTTTTTGACTGCACTATCTAtccataataaaaataaacaataatctcATTCTCTCTATAAATAGAGGTAGACAGAGGCTAAAATTGGATCAGAAGCATGcatgacatttttttgaaattGCACTCATGTCCTGGTGCAAACACTTGTTTATATTTCTGTTGATACATTATACATTGTTATATTGTTGTGGTATATAATTTGACATATTGTGAGTATACTGTTTACATTCACAGTCTGCTGCTAGAATGCTAAAATAATCATCCAGTAGGTGGCAATAGTAGACAGACTCTTCCTTATCAATCATGCTCCCTCTTGATGAACTGCTATAGCCCTGCAACAGTCAATAGCCTCTAATCTACTACCGCCATCTACTGGACTATTGTTTCAACAGTCTAGCAATATACCAAGTTTACAATGTATCCACATTATGGCAAATTATATACAGGTCTGCATACCTGACAAGCGGGAGATCATGGACAAATTCGAGCTGCTGTTACACcatatttggtgacccatcagattctgtgacctgcagtgttggaagaagtactcagttCCTTTGCTTAGGTTAGAGGATCTGAGTAAAAggcctgcatttaaaatcctacttaagtaaaagtatataacTATTACCAGCTGAATTTACTTGAAGTACTAAAGTAAAATTACtaattttgcagaaaattggGCTGTAAATGATATATTAACAACATAATTAACACTGATGAGTCAATGATTAAGCAACATGTAAACAGACTTCTATTACTTAATAGGATTTTACAttcaggatttttacttgtaatgaagaattgatacttttacttaagtaaaggatctgagtacttcttctagcactgcaggtcacagaatctgatgggtcacaaATATGGTGTAGCACATAGGCAGTGCATTCACCTAACCTAAATATAGCCTTATTGTAGcctaaatataaatgatatcACTTCACAAGTTGCTCTTTTAGTGGACAGCCGGTTAGAAGAGATTTGGATTTACGTTCATCTCAAAGTGAGCCTTTCATCATTCATGCAGTTGgatgcagtgttttttgttttcatgaaatAACTGGCCTGTGCCTGGCTTTACAAAAGTGATGTAAACAATGTATCAACAGATtgtacaaagaaaaataaagaataataaaagtaatGGCGGAATATACTTGATCTGTAATGACTGTCTAGTTAAAAAGAGGGTGAtatgatagatagatacattGGTAGATAAGGCGGTGTTTTGAAAGACTTTGTTCTTATGGTGACAAgctttaatataaatattttaacaga
It encodes:
- the LOC137175011 gene encoding butyrophilin subfamily 2 member A2-like, with translation MKKTGLFFLLFFLSATGNDTIICPSEPVKAAVGGNVTLDCHFESKRNVTGELVEWKFNGSLSVVVHRSEGFSPDDQAEQFENRTTLDEEKLGIGNLTVQISSVNTTDGGIYTCSVGVGPQQNSCNVHLIVEKSSNKSKAKSPEGTDTTPSLENGNENWKIIVGVVVGLLVALVVTACCCWWKYELLRSIWGRCRTQLSIRRRRRQQNPAAPGNPIEMMRLNQQGDDNIAG